A window of the Amycolatopsis solani genome harbors these coding sequences:
- a CDS encoding carbohydrate-binding protein, with protein MSPSPPKWARLFGTALLGAGLLLTVDTPARADIPPADYQQVALATGAAELGGEAMSLAVLPDRSVVHTSRDGTVRVTTAAGATSVAGKLNVYTHDEEGLQGVAADPGFASNRFVWLYYSPRLSTPDGDAPTEGTEADFAPYKGELHLSRFVLKTDNTLDLASEKVVLKVANDRGQCCHVGGDIDFDAAGNLYLTTGDDTNPFSSDSYSPIDERTNRNPQFDAQRSSGNTNDLRGKLLRIHPEADGTYTVPSGNLFAPGTANTRAEIYAMGFRNPFRMSVDKPTGVVYLGDYGPDAGTTNPDRGPQGQVEFDRITGPGNFGWPYCTGSNTTTETYNHYTFPSGPSGAKYDCAGGPTNSSFRNTGLAKLPVPKPAWIKYAGDEGSPPEFGSGSESPMGGPVYRYDAASTSTVKFPQSLDGKYFAGEYGRKWIKAVTVNADGTRGGIEDFPWTGTQVMDMAFGPDGALYVLDYGTGSDNQALYRIEYLAGTNRNPVAKAAADKTSGPNPLTVTFSSAGSSDPEGGALTYRWDFGDGGTSTAANPAHTYTTNGTYSPTLTVSDPEGLTGTASLVVTVGNTAPSVTLGSPVDGQLFSFGDTVPFQVTGSDPEDGPLDCSKVKVTYLLGHDSHEHQITQATGCSGSIAVPVDGEHDAAANIYGVFDAQYTDQGGLTSHSVRKLQPRHRQGEHFAAQSGIQLADHGAAEGGRTVGYTDNGDWISFSPYALGNATSLSARVSSGGPGGTLEVRAGSPTGSLLGSVAVANTGDWDTFADVTAPLTNQPPGTTTLYLVFKGVTGQGNLFDLDAFTFTTSSAAIEGESFTSGSGVQIAPHAGASGGNTLGYIENGDWAGYASVSTAGARSFTARISSAGAGGTIEIRSGSATGTLLGTVAVPSTGGWETFQNVTTSVSSGSGPLFLVFRGGSGSLFDVDSFTLSGMPTQVDPSYDVLVFSKTAGFRHDSIPAGIQAIRELGAAQGFGVTATEDASVFTAASLARYRAVVFLSTTGDVLDASQQSAFESYVEGGGGYLGIHAAADTEYDWPWYGQLVGAWFKSHPAIQAANFVTEDRTHPATAHLPAVWNRTDELYNYRTNPRGSVHVLQTLDESSYTGGEMGADHPITWCHPQGSGRAFYTGLGHTIESYADSAFRTSLLGAIRYAAGVAPAECGSVSSTVEGESFTSGSGVQIASHAPASGGQTLGYIENGDWAGYASVSTAGRTRFSAVVSSAGAGGTIEIRDGSATGVLLGTVAVPNTGSWETFQTVSTTLTAGTGPLHLVFRGGAGSLFDIDTLTVS; from the coding sequence ATGTCTCCGTCCCCACCGAAGTGGGCGAGGCTGTTCGGCACCGCGCTCCTCGGCGCCGGCCTCCTGCTCACCGTCGACACCCCGGCCCGCGCGGACATCCCGCCCGCGGACTACCAGCAGGTCGCGCTCGCGACCGGCGCGGCCGAGCTGGGCGGCGAGGCGATGTCGCTCGCCGTGCTGCCCGACCGGTCGGTCGTGCACACCTCGCGCGACGGCACCGTCCGCGTCACCACCGCGGCGGGCGCGACCTCCGTCGCGGGCAAGCTGAACGTCTACACCCACGACGAGGAAGGCCTCCAGGGTGTCGCCGCCGACCCCGGGTTCGCGTCGAACCGGTTCGTCTGGCTGTACTACTCGCCGAGACTGTCCACACCGGACGGTGACGCGCCGACCGAAGGCACCGAGGCGGACTTCGCCCCGTACAAGGGCGAGCTGCACCTGTCTCGGTTCGTCCTGAAGACCGACAACACGCTCGACCTGGCCAGCGAGAAGGTCGTGCTGAAGGTCGCCAACGACCGCGGCCAGTGCTGCCACGTCGGCGGCGACATCGACTTCGACGCCGCCGGCAACCTGTACCTGACCACCGGCGACGACACCAACCCGTTCTCCTCCGACAGCTACTCGCCGATCGACGAACGGACCAACCGCAATCCGCAGTTCGACGCGCAGCGCTCGTCGGGCAACACGAACGACCTGCGTGGCAAGCTGCTGCGGATTCACCCCGAGGCCGACGGGACGTACACGGTGCCGTCCGGCAACCTCTTCGCGCCGGGGACCGCGAACACGCGGGCGGAGATCTACGCGATGGGCTTCCGCAACCCGTTCCGGATGAGTGTCGACAAGCCGACCGGCGTTGTCTACCTCGGCGACTACGGCCCGGACGCCGGCACGACGAATCCGGACCGCGGCCCGCAGGGCCAGGTCGAGTTCGACCGGATCACCGGACCGGGCAACTTCGGCTGGCCGTACTGCACCGGCTCGAACACGACGACCGAGACGTACAACCACTACACGTTCCCGAGTGGACCGTCCGGCGCGAAGTACGACTGCGCGGGTGGGCCGACGAACTCGTCGTTCCGCAACACCGGCCTCGCGAAGCTGCCCGTGCCGAAGCCCGCGTGGATCAAGTACGCGGGCGACGAAGGATCACCGCCGGAGTTCGGCAGCGGCTCGGAGTCGCCGATGGGCGGGCCGGTCTACCGGTACGACGCCGCTTCGACGTCCACCGTCAAGTTCCCGCAATCCTTGGACGGCAAGTACTTCGCGGGGGAGTACGGGCGCAAGTGGATCAAGGCGGTGACCGTCAACGCCGACGGCACCCGCGGCGGGATCGAGGACTTCCCGTGGACCGGCACCCAGGTGATGGACATGGCGTTCGGCCCGGACGGCGCCCTGTACGTCCTCGACTACGGCACCGGCAGCGACAACCAGGCGCTGTACCGGATCGAGTACCTCGCGGGCACGAACCGCAACCCGGTCGCGAAGGCCGCGGCCGACAAGACGTCCGGACCGAATCCGCTGACGGTCACCTTCTCCTCGGCGGGCAGCAGCGACCCCGAGGGCGGGGCGCTGACCTACCGCTGGGACTTCGGCGACGGCGGCACGTCGACCGCGGCGAACCCCGCGCACACCTACACGACCAACGGCACGTACTCGCCGACGTTGACCGTGTCCGACCCGGAGGGGCTGACCGGCACGGCCAGTCTCGTGGTGACGGTGGGCAACACGGCGCCGTCGGTCACGCTCGGGTCCCCTGTGGACGGTCAGCTGTTCTCCTTCGGTGACACCGTGCCGTTCCAGGTGACCGGCAGCGATCCGGAGGACGGGCCGCTGGACTGCTCGAAGGTCAAGGTGACGTACCTGCTCGGGCACGACAGCCACGAGCACCAGATCACGCAGGCGACCGGGTGCTCCGGCTCGATCGCCGTCCCGGTCGACGGTGAGCACGACGCCGCGGCGAACATCTACGGCGTCTTCGACGCGCAGTACACCGACCAGGGCGGGCTGACCTCGCACAGCGTCCGGAAGCTGCAGCCGCGGCACCGGCAGGGCGAGCACTTCGCGGCGCAGTCCGGGATCCAGCTCGCCGATCACGGCGCCGCGGAAGGCGGCCGGACGGTCGGGTACACCGACAACGGCGACTGGATCTCGTTCTCACCGTACGCACTGGGCAACGCCACTTCGCTCAGCGCCCGCGTGTCGTCGGGCGGCCCGGGTGGCACGCTGGAGGTCCGCGCGGGTTCGCCGACCGGGTCGCTGCTGGGGTCGGTCGCCGTGGCCAATACCGGGGACTGGGACACGTTCGCCGACGTCACGGCCCCTCTGACGAACCAGCCGCCGGGGACGACGACGCTGTACCTGGTGTTCAAGGGCGTGACCGGGCAGGGCAACCTGTTCGACCTGGACGCGTTCACGTTCACCACGTCGTCCGCGGCGATCGAGGGCGAGTCGTTCACGTCGGGTTCCGGCGTGCAGATCGCACCGCACGCCGGCGCGAGCGGCGGCAACACCCTCGGCTACATCGAAAACGGCGACTGGGCCGGGTACGCGTCGGTGAGCACCGCGGGCGCGCGGTCCTTCACCGCGCGCATTTCGTCGGCCGGCGCGGGCGGGACGATCGAGATCCGCTCCGGCTCGGCCACCGGGACGTTGCTGGGCACGGTCGCGGTTCCTTCGACCGGCGGCTGGGAGACCTTCCAGAACGTGACGACGTCGGTGTCGAGTGGTTCCGGCCCGCTGTTCCTGGTGTTCCGCGGTGGTTCCGGTTCCCTGTTCGACGTCGATTCCTTTACGCTGAGCGGTATGCCGACCCAGGTGGATCCGTCGTACGACGTGCTGGTGTTCTCCAAGACGGCGGGCTTCCGCCACGATTCGATCCCGGCGGGGATCCAGGCCATCCGTGAACTCGGCGCGGCGCAAGGCTTCGGTGTGACGGCCACCGAGGACGCGTCGGTGTTCACGGCCGCTTCGCTGGCCCGCTACCGGGCGGTCGTGTTCCTGTCGACCACCGGAGACGTGCTGGACGCCTCCCAGCAATCGGCGTTCGAGTCCTATGTGGAAGGTGGTGGCGGCTACCTCGGCATCCACGCGGCGGCGGACACCGAGTACGACTGGCCGTGGTACGGGCAGCTGGTCGGGGCGTGGTTCAAGAGCCACCCGGCGATCCAGGCCGCGAACTTCGTGACCGAGGACCGCACCCACCCGGCGACGGCCCACCTGCCGGCGGTGTGGAACCGGACCGACGAGCTGTACAACTACCGGACGAACCCGCGGGGCAGCGTCCACGTGCTGCAGACGCTGGACGAGTCCAGCTACACCGGCGGCGAGATGGGTGCGGACCACCCGATCACGTGGTGCCACCCGCAGGGCAGCGGCCGCGCGTTCTACACGGGACTCGGCCACACGATCGAGTCCTATGCGGACAGCGCATTCCGGACGTCGTTGCTGGGCGCGATCCGCTATGCCGCCGGGGTCGCCCCTGCCGAGTGCGGGTCTGTTTCCTCCACCGTGGAGGGTGAGTCGTTCACTTCGGGCTCCGGCGTGCAGATCGCGTCCCACGCCCCGGCGAGCGGCGGCCAGACCCTGGGCTACATCGAGAACGGCGACTGGGCCGGGTACGCGTCGGTGAGCACGGCCGGGCGCACGCGGTTCAGCGCGGTGGTGTCGTCGGCGGGCGCGGGCGGCACGATCGAGATCCGCGACGGTTCGGCCACCGGCGTCTTGCTGGGCACGGTGGCGGTGCCGAACACGGGCAGCTGGGAGACGTTCCAGACGGTGTCGACCACGCTCACCGCGGGAACGGGCCCCCTCCACCTGGTCTTCCGAGGCGGCGCGGGTTCCCTGTTCGACATCGACACCCTGACGGTGTCCTGA
- a CDS encoding ROK family transcriptional regulator: MTQAVRHEEMRARNLEVVLGAVHRGGALTRAALAEVTGLTKSTVSKLVGDLVDAGLLAETGPTRVGERGRPGVAVVLSGARVASLGLEINVDYLAVRVLDLTGGVRFAARRERDNRGSRPKKVLGELQALATEALTEAHRLGLEVAGAVLAVSGPVGDGVLFSAPNLGWQDVHPADLLHLPVPVELDNEANLAALGELWYGDGERDFLYVSGEVGIGAGLVVRGALYSGARGLAGELGHVVVAPRGPLCRCGGSGCLETFAGQEALLAAGNAPNLPAFLTALADGDRAAREACAAAGEALGIALTSAVNLLDLDRVVLGGVFTQLYPWLSGPVSEVLTTRLGGLRGAPPVLTASRLGGDAATLGAAGRIVHRVLADPAPFVSRAQEA, encoded by the coding sequence ATGACCCAGGCCGTCCGGCACGAGGAGATGCGCGCCCGCAACCTCGAGGTCGTGCTGGGCGCGGTCCACCGCGGCGGCGCGCTCACCCGCGCCGCGCTCGCCGAGGTCACCGGCCTGACCAAGTCCACCGTGAGCAAGCTCGTCGGCGACCTGGTCGACGCGGGCCTGCTCGCCGAGACCGGGCCCACCCGGGTGGGCGAACGCGGCCGTCCCGGCGTGGCGGTCGTGCTCAGCGGGGCCCGGGTGGCGTCGCTCGGCCTCGAAATCAACGTCGACTACCTCGCCGTGCGCGTGCTCGACCTCACCGGCGGCGTCCGGTTCGCCGCGCGCCGCGAGCGCGACAACCGCGGCTCGCGGCCGAAGAAGGTGCTGGGGGAGCTGCAGGCGCTCGCTACCGAGGCGCTCACCGAAGCCCACCGGCTCGGCCTCGAGGTCGCGGGCGCGGTGCTCGCGGTGTCCGGCCCGGTCGGCGACGGCGTGCTCTTTAGCGCCCCCAACCTCGGCTGGCAGGACGTTCACCCGGCGGACCTGCTGCACCTGCCGGTCCCGGTCGAGCTGGACAACGAAGCGAACCTCGCGGCGCTCGGCGAGCTCTGGTACGGCGACGGCGAACGCGACTTCCTCTACGTCTCCGGCGAAGTCGGTATCGGCGCCGGCCTGGTCGTGCGCGGCGCGCTGTACTCCGGTGCCCGCGGGCTGGCCGGCGAGCTGGGCCACGTCGTGGTCGCGCCCCGCGGCCCGCTCTGCCGGTGCGGCGGAAGCGGCTGCCTGGAGACCTTCGCGGGCCAGGAAGCGTTGCTGGCGGCCGGAAACGCGCCGAACCTCCCCGCGTTCCTCACCGCGCTGGCCGACGGCGACCGCGCGGCCCGGGAAGCGTGTGCGGCCGCCGGAGAGGCCCTCGGCATCGCCCTGACGTCGGCGGTGAACCTCCTCGACCTCGACCGCGTCGTGCTGGGCGGGGTGTTCACGCAGCTGTACCCGTGGTTGTCCGGCCCGGTGTCGGAGGTCCTGACCACCCGCCTCGGCGGTCTCCGCGGCGCCCCGCCGGTGCTGACGGCCTCACGCCTCGGCGGCGACGCCGCGACACTCGGGGCGGCGGGGCGGATCGTGCACCGCGTGCTCGCCGACCCGGCGCCGTTCGTCAGCCGGGCGCAGGAGGCGTAA
- the eboE gene encoding metabolite traffic protein EboE, which produces MRFRHPDGTLVHLAYCTNVHQAEDLDGVLTQLARFGEPVRERLGVNRLGLGLWLARPVAAELVVDPAAVARLRGELAARGLEVVTFNGFPYQGFHDPVVKHKVYRPDWASSERTRYTLDLARLLAELLPEDAVRGSVSTLPLGWRTEWRDDRGQLELLAKGLAEQERPVRVAFEPEPGCVIETTAQAAALLSDVDTDWLGVCLDTCHLAVGFEDPAAALGRLEAAGLDVVKLQASAALEAASPKDPATRRALESFVEPRFLHQSNEGAPPGADDLDLALAGGLPGEAPWRVHFHVPLHADPAPPLTSTRPVLAATLAELFGGAAARTDHVEVETYTWQVLPDAPADDAGLVAGIAAELDWTRRSLNELGLEEVSE; this is translated from the coding sequence GTGAGGTTCCGGCACCCCGACGGCACGCTCGTCCACCTCGCCTACTGCACCAACGTGCACCAGGCCGAGGACCTCGACGGCGTGCTCACCCAGCTGGCCCGCTTCGGCGAGCCGGTCCGGGAACGCCTCGGCGTGAACCGGCTCGGGCTCGGCCTGTGGCTGGCGCGGCCGGTGGCGGCCGAACTGGTGGTGGACCCGGCGGCGGTGGCCCGGCTGCGTGGCGAACTGGCCGCGCGCGGGCTGGAGGTCGTCACCTTCAACGGGTTCCCGTACCAGGGGTTCCACGACCCGGTCGTCAAGCACAAGGTGTACCGGCCGGACTGGGCGTCGTCCGAGCGCACGCGGTACACCCTCGACCTCGCGCGGCTGCTCGCCGAGCTGCTGCCGGAGGACGCCGTGCGCGGCAGTGTCTCGACGTTGCCGCTCGGCTGGCGCACGGAATGGCGGGACGACCGCGGTCAGCTCGAGCTGCTGGCCAAGGGGCTGGCGGAGCAGGAGCGTCCGGTGCGGGTGGCGTTCGAACCCGAACCCGGGTGCGTCATCGAGACGACCGCGCAGGCCGCGGCCCTGCTGTCCGATGTGGACACGGACTGGCTCGGCGTCTGCCTCGACACCTGCCACCTCGCGGTCGGCTTCGAGGACCCGGCCGCCGCGCTCGGCCGCCTCGAAGCCGCCGGGCTGGACGTCGTCAAGCTGCAGGCGTCGGCCGCGCTGGAAGCGGCCTCGCCGAAGGATCCCGCGACCCGACGGGCGCTGGAATCCTTTGTGGAACCGCGGTTCCTGCACCAGAGCAACGAAGGCGCCCCGCCGGGCGCCGACGACCTCGACCTCGCGCTGGCGGGCGGGCTCCCGGGCGAGGCGCCGTGGCGCGTGCACTTCCACGTGCCGCTGCACGCCGACCCGGCCCCGCCGCTGACGTCGACCCGGCCCGTGCTGGCCGCGACGCTGGCCGAGCTGTTCGGCGGTGCCGCCGCGCGCACCGACCACGTCGAGGTCGAGACCTACACCTGGCAGGTGCTCCCGGACGCACCCGCCGACGACGCCGGGCTGGTCGCGGGCATCGCGGCCGAGCTGGACTGGACCCGGCGCTCCCTGAACGAACTAGGCTTGGAAGAGGTTTCGGAATGA
- a CDS encoding sugar phosphate isomerase/epimerase family protein, translating into MARPLTLFTGQWADLPFEQVCELASGWGYEGLEIACWGDHFEVDKALADDAYVPAKLETLAKYDLKVWAVSNHLVGQAVCDHPIDERHEAILPARIWGDGEPEGVRQRAAAEMQATARAAAKLGVSTVVGFTGSSIWHTVAMFPPVPPSMIERGYADFATRWNPILDVFDEVGVRFAHEVHPSEIAYDYWSTVRTLEAIGHRPAFGLNFDPSHFVWQDLDPAGFLWDFKDRIYHVDCKEARKQLNGRNGRLGSHLPWADPRRGWDFVSTGHGDVPWEDVFRMLNAIGYDGPISIEWEDAGMDRLIGAPEALEFVRKLNFTPPTAAFDAAFSSSH; encoded by the coding sequence ATGGCACGACCGTTGACGTTGTTCACCGGGCAGTGGGCCGATCTGCCGTTCGAGCAGGTGTGCGAGCTGGCGAGCGGCTGGGGCTACGAAGGCCTCGAGATCGCCTGCTGGGGCGACCACTTCGAAGTGGACAAGGCCCTCGCCGACGACGCCTACGTCCCGGCGAAGCTCGAAACACTGGCCAAGTACGACCTCAAGGTGTGGGCCGTCTCGAACCACCTGGTGGGCCAGGCCGTCTGCGACCACCCGATCGACGAGCGGCACGAAGCCATCCTGCCCGCCCGGATCTGGGGCGACGGCGAACCCGAAGGCGTCCGGCAGCGGGCGGCGGCCGAAATGCAGGCCACCGCCCGTGCCGCGGCGAAGCTCGGGGTGTCCACAGTGGTCGGGTTCACCGGTTCGTCGATCTGGCACACGGTGGCGATGTTCCCGCCCGTGCCGCCCTCGATGATCGAACGCGGGTACGCCGACTTCGCCACGCGCTGGAACCCGATCCTGGACGTCTTCGACGAGGTCGGCGTCCGCTTCGCGCACGAGGTGCACCCGAGCGAGATCGCCTACGACTACTGGAGCACCGTCCGGACCCTCGAGGCCATCGGGCACCGCCCGGCGTTCGGGCTCAACTTCGACCCGTCGCACTTCGTCTGGCAGGACCTCGATCCGGCCGGTTTCCTGTGGGACTTCAAGGACCGCATCTACCACGTCGACTGCAAGGAGGCCCGCAAACAGCTCAACGGCCGCAACGGCAGGCTGGGTTCGCACCTGCCGTGGGCGGATCCCCGCCGCGGCTGGGACTTCGTCTCCACCGGCCACGGCGACGTCCCCTGGGAGGACGTCTTCCGGATGCTCAACGCCATCGGCTACGACGGCCCGATCTCCATCGAGTGGGAGGACGCGGGCATGGACCGGCTCATCGGCGCTCCCGAGGCGCTCGAGTTCGTCCGCAAGCTCAACTTCACCCCGCCCACCGCGGCCTTCGACGCCGCCTTCTCCTCCTCCCACTAA
- the xylA gene encoding xylose isomerase, which translates to MSDYAPRPADKFTFGLWTVGWPANDPFGVATRRPLDPVESVHRLAELGAYGVTFHDDDLLATEPDRDKAIEAFRKALAETGLKVPMATTNLFTHPVFKDGGLTSNDRDVRRYALRKVRRNIDLAAELGAETYVVWGGREGAESDGAKDVRAALARYKEGLDLLADYVVEKGYSLRFALEPKPNEPRGDILLPTIGHALGFISQLERSEMFGLNPEVGHEQMAGLNFVHGIAQALWQGKLFHIDLNGQHGPKYDQDLIFGHGDVKSAFFLVDLLENGGYEGPRHFDYKPLRTEDAEDVWVSAAANMRTYLILKEKAAKFRADPEVAEALAASRVPDLSTPTLAPGETFDDVLKDDFDLDAAAERGYHFTRLNQLALEHLLGVR; encoded by the coding sequence ATGAGCGACTACGCCCCCCGGCCGGCCGACAAGTTCACCTTCGGCCTCTGGACCGTGGGCTGGCCCGCGAACGACCCGTTCGGGGTCGCGACGCGGCGGCCGCTGGACCCGGTGGAGAGCGTCCACCGGCTGGCGGAGCTGGGCGCGTACGGCGTGACCTTCCACGACGACGACCTGCTGGCCACCGAGCCGGACCGCGACAAGGCGATCGAGGCGTTCCGCAAGGCGCTCGCCGAGACCGGCCTCAAGGTGCCGATGGCGACCACGAACCTGTTCACCCACCCGGTGTTCAAGGACGGCGGCCTGACCAGCAACGACCGCGACGTCCGCCGCTACGCGCTGCGCAAGGTCCGCCGCAACATCGACCTGGCGGCGGAGCTGGGCGCGGAGACGTACGTGGTGTGGGGCGGCCGCGAAGGCGCGGAGTCCGACGGCGCGAAGGACGTCCGCGCGGCGCTGGCCCGCTACAAGGAGGGCCTCGACCTGCTGGCGGACTACGTCGTGGAGAAGGGCTACTCGCTGCGCTTCGCGCTGGAGCCGAAGCCGAACGAGCCGCGCGGCGACATCCTCCTGCCGACGATCGGCCACGCGCTCGGGTTCATCTCCCAGCTGGAGCGGTCCGAGATGTTCGGGCTCAACCCGGAGGTCGGCCACGAGCAGATGGCGGGCCTCAACTTCGTGCACGGCATCGCGCAGGCGCTGTGGCAGGGCAAGCTGTTCCACATCGACCTCAACGGCCAGCACGGCCCGAAGTACGACCAGGACCTGATCTTCGGCCACGGCGACGTCAAGAGCGCGTTCTTCCTGGTCGACCTGCTGGAGAACGGCGGGTACGAGGGGCCGCGGCACTTCGACTACAAGCCGCTGCGGACCGAGGACGCGGAAGACGTGTGGGTGTCGGCGGCGGCGAACATGCGGACCTACCTGATCCTGAAGGAGAAGGCGGCCAAGTTCCGTGCCGACCCGGAGGTCGCCGAAGCCCTCGCCGCTTCGCGGGTGCCCGACCTGTCGACGCCGACGCTGGCGCCGGGCGAGACGTTCGACGACGTCCTGAAGGACGACTTCGACCTGGACGCGGCGGCCGAGCGCGGCTACCACTTCACCCGGCTGAACCAGCTGGCCCTGGAGCACCTGCTCGGGGTGCGGTAA
- a CDS encoding nucleotide pyrophosphatase/phosphodiesterase family protein: protein MSLLVLDVVGLTPRLLPHMPNLRKMAEPGFTAQLDTVFPAVTCSVQSTFLTGLQPAEHGIVGNGWYFRDLGEIFLWRQHNKLVQGDKFWDAARRAQAGHRVANVCWWYAMGMDVDLTVTPRPIYHADGKKSPDAYTYPPQLHDRLVGALGEFPLFTYWGPTAALTSSKWIIAAAQKIMAEDKPDTTLVYLPHLDYDLQRFGPDAPQAAAAAREIDTALKPLLDQAAAGGHTVVALSEYGITNASRPVDINRALRREGLLNVYVQAGMEYLDPWTSRAFAVADHQVAHVYVADPADIPRVRDIVAGLSGVDVVLDREGQAGLGINHERAGELVAIAEPDAWFTYYYWLSDDRAPDFAKTVEIHRKPGYDPAELFFDPNDPAVKLKAASALARKKLGLRYSMQVVPLDPAPVRGSHGRLPDAPEDGPVLLCSDPSLAREKIHATEVKDLLLTAIRTE, encoded by the coding sequence ATGAGTCTGCTGGTCCTCGACGTCGTGGGGCTGACGCCGCGGCTGCTCCCGCACATGCCCAACCTGCGCAAGATGGCCGAGCCCGGCTTCACCGCGCAGCTGGACACCGTCTTCCCGGCGGTGACGTGTTCGGTGCAGTCGACGTTCCTCACCGGCCTGCAGCCGGCCGAACACGGGATCGTCGGCAACGGCTGGTACTTCCGCGACCTCGGCGAGATCTTCCTCTGGCGCCAGCACAACAAGCTCGTCCAGGGCGACAAGTTCTGGGACGCGGCCCGCCGCGCGCAGGCCGGGCACCGCGTCGCCAACGTGTGCTGGTGGTACGCGATGGGCATGGACGTCGACCTGACGGTCACGCCGAGGCCGATCTACCACGCCGACGGCAAGAAGTCCCCGGACGCCTACACCTACCCGCCGCAGCTGCACGACCGCCTGGTCGGGGCGCTCGGCGAGTTCCCGCTGTTCACCTACTGGGGCCCGACGGCCGCGCTCACGTCGTCGAAGTGGATCATCGCCGCCGCCCAGAAGATCATGGCGGAGGACAAGCCGGACACCACGCTCGTCTACCTCCCGCACCTGGACTACGACCTGCAGCGGTTCGGCCCGGACGCGCCGCAGGCCGCGGCGGCCGCGCGCGAGATCGACACCGCGCTGAAGCCGCTGCTGGACCAGGCGGCCGCGGGCGGGCACACGGTCGTCGCGCTCTCGGAGTACGGGATCACCAACGCGAGCCGCCCGGTCGACATCAACCGCGCGCTGCGCCGCGAGGGCCTGCTCAACGTGTACGTCCAGGCCGGCATGGAGTACCTCGACCCGTGGACGTCGCGGGCGTTCGCGGTGGCCGACCACCAGGTCGCGCACGTCTACGTCGCCGACCCCGCCGACATCCCGCGCGTGCGGGACATCGTGGCCGGACTGTCCGGAGTGGACGTCGTGCTGGACCGCGAAGGCCAGGCGGGCCTCGGGATCAACCACGAGCGCGCCGGGGAACTGGTTGCGATCGCCGAGCCGGACGCCTGGTTCACGTACTACTACTGGCTGAGCGACGACCGCGCGCCGGACTTCGCGAAGACCGTCGAGATCCACCGCAAGCCCGGGTACGACCCGGCCGAGCTGTTCTTCGACCCGAACGACCCGGCGGTCAAGCTGAAGGCGGCGTCCGCGCTGGCCCGCAAGAAGCTCGGCCTGCGGTACTCGATGCAGGTCGTCCCGCTCGACCCGGCGCCGGTGCGCGGCAGTCACGGGCGGCTGCCCGACGCTCCCGAGGACGGACCCGTGCTGCTGTGCTCGGATCCTTCGCTCGCGCGCGAAAAGATCCACGCCACCGAAGTCAAGGACTTGTTGCTGACGGCCATCCGAACCGAGTAG